The Rickettsia felis URRWXCal2 genome contains the following window.
TCAGTCCCTAGGGTTTGCAAGTTCCGTTGTTGAAAAACGTAATGTAATACCTGAATATGCAAACATTAAATTATCGGCAAAAGACGGCAATCTAGAGCTTAGTTCTACTAATATGGATTTGTACTTAAGTCAAAAAATAGCAGTACAGGTAGTAAGTGAAGGTGAACTTACCGTTTCTACGAAAACTCTAAATGATATAGTCCGAAAACTTCCGGATTCCGAGCTTACATTAACAGATCTCGGTACAACGGGACTTGAAATCAAAGGAAAAAATTGTAAATTTAATTTATTTACTTTGCCGGTTAGTTCTTTTCCTCCAATGGATAGTATTAATCCTGAAGCAAGTTTTAAAATTTCCTGCACGGATTTTGCTAAAATAATCGAATCGACAAAATTTTCGATTTCTTTAGATGAAACTCGTTATAATTTAAACGGTGTTTATTTACACATAAAAGACAAAGAGTTTTGTTCGGCAAGTACCGATGGACATAGGCTTTCGATTTCATGGGTAACATTAGAAAAACAAATAAAGAATTTTGGAGTTATATTACCGCAAAAAAGTGCCGAGGAAATTTTAAAAATAGTTAAAGATCCTAAAAATATAAATGAAGATATAGAAATTTTATTAAGTAGCAATAAGATTAAATTTATATGTAACGAAAATACTATTATGCTATCAAAGCTTATAGACGGTACTTTCCCTGATTATAGTGCTTTTATTCCGGAAAGCAGCAGCTCAAAATTAGTAATTAATCGAAAAATATTTGCAGATAGTATAGAAAGGATAGCGATAATAACCGTTGAAAAATTTAGAGCGGTAAAATTATCCTTATCTCGTGAAACCTTAGAGATTAGTGCCGTCGGTGAGGCAAGAGGTAACGCAAAAGAGGTTATTAATTCTTCACAAGATAAGGAAAGTTTTTATGAATATAATAGTGATGAGTCTTTAGCTATAGGCTTTAATCCGCAATATTTGGAAGATGTCTTAAAAGCCGTGAAGTCGGATTTAGTAGAACTATATTTTTCAGATGTTTCAGCACCGGTACTTATTAAATTTCCTGAGAATCCTAAAGATATTTTTGTCGTCATGCCAGTTAAGGTGTAGCCTTAGTTTTTCCGTCATAAGCTAAGCGACTGAAAGGAGCGTGGTAATCTCATAAAATAAGATTCCTGAGATTGCTTCGTCAATTACTTCGTAATTTCCTCGCAATGACGAAAAGGTTGTTTCAAATAATTTTTGACTAATAGCCAAAGCTTCTCTATTATTTCTCTCAAGCACTCTAATTAAATATTGGTTATGAAAAAAATTATCGGATTATTTTTTGTAATTATACTTAGTGCAATAAGTACTAGTATCTTAGCGGATGATGATTATCCAAAAACAGAACGAGAGCAGAAATGGGACGAAGTAGGTTCTATAGCAGGTGAAGAAGGACTAGTTTTTAGACCGGGCAGGGTAAAAAACGAATCTACTAAAGCTGTAGGAGGTTCAGTTAATAAATATCTTTGGCAAGCAGCATTAGAGACTATAAGTTTTGCTCCTCTTGCATCAGCTGACTCAAACGGCGGTGTGATTATTACGGAATGGTATAGCCCACGCTCTAATCCTAATTTTCGATTTAAAATCAATATATTTATCAAAGACGATGTAATAACCCCTGATTCAATTGAAGTGAAAGTATTTGAGGAAATGCTTAAAAATAAACAATGGGTACTTAATGAAAACACCTCAAATCTTGCTATCACGCTTGAAGATAAAATTTTAAGAAAAGCTAGAGATATATATATTAATAGTGCGAGGTAATGACTTCGTCATTGTGAAGAGGTATTACCCAACTTGTCATTGCGAGGAGCGAAGCGACGTGGCAATCTCGTGAAGTAGTATAAAACTCCTGAGATTGCCGCGTCGATGCTACGCATCTCCTCGCAATGACGAGACAACTGATCCATGCAACAAATCCTATGACGACGCAGTATATAAATTATAAAAAAATATGAATCAAATAGAACAAAAATGGCAACAAATTTGGTATGATGAGAAAGCTTTTGAGGTATCAAACGAGAGTAGCAAGCCAAAATATTACGTACTTGAAATGTTGCCTTATCCTTCCGGTAAAATCCATGTAGGTCATGTACGCAACTATTCTATAGGTGATGTTATTGCAAGGTTTATGACTATGCAAGGTTTTAACGTGCTTCATCCGATGGGCTGGGATGCTTTTGGGCTACCTGCCGAAAATGCCGCAATAAAAAATAATTCTCATCCGAAAGATTGGACTTATTCTAATATCGAGAATATGAAAAAGCAGCTAAAATCTATGGGCTTTTCTTATGATTGGTCTAGAGAGATAAATAGTTGTGATCCGCAGTATTATAAACATGAGCAGAAATTCTTTTTAGAGCTTTATGAGAGAAATCTTGCTTATCAAAAAGAATCGCTTGTTAACTGGGATCCGGTTGATAATACCGTTCTTGCAAATGAGCAAGTTGTAGACGGGCGTGGTTGGCGTTCAGGTGCAATTGTTGAGAAGCGTTATTTAAAGCAATGGTTCTTAAAAATCACCGATTATGCTGAAGAGTTATTAAATGAAATTCAGAATTTAAAAGAATGGCCTGAAGCCGTTCGCTCTATGCAAGAGAAATGGATAGGTAAATCGATAGGTGCTAACTTTCATTTCAAAATTAAGGATAATGAAGATAATACTATAGAAGTATTCTCAACCAAACCTGAAACTATTTTCGGCGCTGGTTTTATAGGAATTGCCTTTAATCATCCAATAATAGAGAAATTAATTTCTAAGACACCTGAAATATTGAGTTTTATAACTAAATGTTCGCATATTACAGGAAGTAGCGAACTAGAAAAGACTGAAAAAGAGGGAGTCTTTACCGGTCTTTATGTCATTCATCCTTTCGATTCAAATATAGTTCTACCGGTTATTATTACGAATTTTGTGTTAATGGATTACGGCACTGGTGCTGTTTTCGGTTGTCCTGCTCATGACGAACGTGACCATGAATTAGCTGTTAAAATGAATTTGCCTATTAAGCAGGTAATTGAAACGGATATTGATGTACAAAAGACCGCTTATACGGAAGATGGAATTTTGGTTAACTCAGATTTTCTAAACGGCTTAACTAGTAATGAAGCAAAACAAAAAGTAATCGATGAATTTGAGAAACTAGGCATAGGTAAACGCAGTGTATATTATCGTCTAAAAGATTGGGGAATTTCTCGTCAACGCTTTTGGGGTTGTCCTATTCCTATGATTCACTGTGAAGCTTGCGGCATAGTTCCCGTACCGTGCAGTGACTTACCCGTTACGTTACCTGATGATGTTAGTTTTGACGGTCACGGTAATCCGCTTGATCATCATCCTAGTTGGAAACATGTTAATTGTCCGAAATGCGATAAGTCGGCTATTCGTGAAACCGATACTTTTGATACATTTTTCGAGTCATCTTGGTATTTTACGAGATATTGCAATAGCAATGCTACAGAGATGACCGATAAAAAAGCTTGTGATTATTGGCTACCGGTGGATAAATATATAGGCGGTATAGAACATGCAGTAATGCATCTATTATATGCAAGGTTTTTCACAAAAGTAATGAACGAACAGAATTACGTAAGCGTTCGTGAGCCTTTTAAAGGGCTATTTACTCAAGGGATGGTGCTGCATGCTACTTATAAAGATGAACATAATAATTGGTTATATCCTGAAGAAGTAGTTAAAAAAGGTAATGAATTTTTTCATAAAGAAAGCAATAATAGAGTAGTGCAGGGACGCATTGAAAAGATGAGTAAGTCTAAAAAGAATCTCATCGATCTTGTGACGATGCAAGAGCAATATGGGGCTGATGCTATTAGGCTTTTTGTACTGTCCGATAGTCCGCCTGAGAAAGATCTAGAATGGTCGGCAAGCGGTATTGAAGGCTGCTCACGTTTTATTAATAAGCTTGAGCATATGTTTGAGGCGATAGCTTCTTTAATAGATGATGTGAATAGTGAAATTAACAAAGAATTAAACAGATTAGTTCATTTTACCATAAAGCACGTTGCCGATGATATAAAGCATTTTGTCCTAAATAGAGCAATAGCACGTATGCGTGAGCTTTCTAATGCTATATCTGCTGAGCTTAATAAAGAAGTGGTTGATGTTAAAACCGTAAGATACGGCTTTAATGTTATAGTTCAGCTGCTAAACCCTTTTATCCCGCATATTACGGAAGAAATTTGGCAAAAGCTTGGGAATAAAGAGCGGTTATATAATTCAGCCTTTCCAGCATTTGATGAATCAATGTTAGAATTAGATACATATGTTATGGCAGTGCAGGTTAATGGCAAACTCCGTGATACTTATGAGTTTAAAACTTCTGCAAGCGAAGATGAAATAAAGCAAATTACCGTCAATTTGCCAAAAGTACAAAAATTCTTAGAAGGGAAAGAGCCGAAGAAGATTATTCTCGTGCCTCGTAAAATTGTGAATATTATAGTTTGATATTTTTTTCCGTCATTGCGAGGAAATTGCATAGCAATTGACGAAGCAATCTCAGGAGCTTGTTATTATTTCATGAGATTGCCGCGTCGCTTCGCTCCTCGCAATGACGATTTGGTATCCACGCAGGTACTACGCTCATTCACAATGACGAATGTCAGTAGAGTATGCTTAGTTGCATCACTTTTTAGTGTGCCTCAATCGTCCCCATCGCTCCAATCGCAACCATCCCTGTGTCTCCTCCCATTTGCATATGCTCGAAATAAACAGGGTCATTGAGCCACAGTTTTGCAATATCAAACGGCTCTTCTTGTTGTTGCTGTGACGGACTCTCACGGTAATTACAAATATTTGCAACTGATGCTATTATATAATTTACTGCCCACCAACAAAATGCTACAACAACATTAATACTTAAAGCATTTACATTATTATCAACATTCAAAGTATTTTTTTCTTTTGATGTTGGTTCTAATGAAGAGTTTACAATATTTGTTTCTGGTTGTGATCTTATTTCTCCAAATATACCACTTAGAGTCATGGATAGAATTGTGTCCGGATCTAAAGCATATTTTTCTTCTGATGTTATAAAATCTGCATCACCTAAATTATTTTTTTCCCTAGTTATATCACTAAGATAACCACCCTCTAGACTTAGATTTAGTGCTTCATTTGAATCTAAGAGTGTTGTTATTTTATCAGTCATAAAGATCCACTATTTTAGTTGTTAATTAGGACTGTTAACAAAATAATTTGAAAGCTATCTTGTTAGTAGTCCTATAAATAGTGTGCCTGATTTTATACCTAGAGTCAATTTATTAAGTTAATAATTTAATCTTTTTGTTAATTTGTATTAATTTAAATTAATGCATGAAAATGTCGATTTCATTCCAACCTATAAGGTCTAAATTAGCTCTTGTCGGTAAAAAGCGGAAAATATCTTGGGCAAGTTCAAGCCTATTTTCTCTAAGTAGCATTTTTTGTAAAATATCTTTTAACTGATGCAAATAAAGCACATCTTTTGCTGCATATTCTTTTTGTTCTGAAGATAAATTGTCAGTACCCCAATAGGAAGATTGTTGTTGTTTAGAAATATTTATGGAAAGTAGCTCCCGACATAAATCCTTAAGACCGTGGCTATCAGTATAGGTTCTAACGAGCTTTGAAGATATTTTAGTACAAAAGATATTTTCTAAATCTATACTCAAATATTTTTTTATAGCTGCTAAATCAAATCTAGCAAAATGAAATATCTTGCATCTAGTTTTATCTAACAATAATGCTTTTAAATTAGGAGCACTATAATCTTGATTTACAAAATGAACAAGATGGGCTTCACCGTTGCCGTTACTAAATTGTAACAAACAGAGTTTATCTCTATGTAGATTTAACCCCATTGTCTCGGTATCTATAGCAATATCCCCTTCAAGTTCAAAATTATTAGGTAGGTCGTCTTGATAAATTTTAATGTTCATAAATTATGTTCAATTCCTTTTAATCAATAATGTTGTTTTGGATGTCATTCCTGCGAAAGCAGGAATCCATCATAAAGCGAGATAACCTAAGCTTTTATTTTAATTTCAAAAATTTGCTGTATGTATACTTTTTTTGGATTCCTGCTTTCGCAGGAATGACATAAAAGTCATGAAACAAGACCTACAGCTCCTCGCAATGACGATGTTTACCTTTGACTAGGTGTATCTTTTATTGTAAACACCTGTTCTTTAGGATCTGCTACTCCTAAAACTTTCTTTGCTTGTTCTTCTAACATATCCTTATTTAGCGATTCCGTTCGGAGTAATTTGACGTTATGTTCAAGTTCTACTCTTTCTGCTCGTAAGCCTTTTAGTTCATCATAAGCTTTTTCAAGCTGCCTATTTACTTTTAAATATGCAATAATCCCTTTGTTACCATATATGCAATGAAAAACAAAATATCCAAGCAGTAAAGCTAAAAAGATATTTAAAATTATTTTTTTAGAATGATTATTTAAATGTATTATCATAAGTTATAATGGACCAAATTTTCCGTCATTGCGAGGAACGTAGTGACGAAGCAATCTCAGGATATTTGACGAGATTGCCACGCAGCCTACGGCTGCTCGCAATGACGATTAGAGTATACTTATAAAAAATAATACTGGAGCGGTTAAAATAATACTATCAAATCTGTCTAGTACTCCTCCATGACCAGGTATTATATGACCGCTATCTTTAATATTAAATTTTCGCTTTAAATATGAAATAAATAAATCACTTGATTGAGCTATTAATGCTAATATACAACTAATTATAAACAAATAAATTTTATTTGAAAAATAGTAATTTTCAATATGAAAGTTTGGTATAAAACTAGCTAATACCGCAACCAAACCTGCTGATAATACTCCGGTAACTAAACCGCTCCAAGTTTTTTTAGGACTGATTTTTGGAGCAAGTTTTGCTCCTTTAAAAGTTTTGCCGCCAATCATTGCAAAACTATCTACCGACCAAATTATGCAAAAATAAAGCATAATAAGCCATCTATTGGTATCTTCCATACTTAAAAATGTTAATAGGCTTATAGGAATTGGAATAATAATTAGCCCGATTAATAGATAAGGAATAGAAGAATAGGTCATATTATACCATTCACTTAACATTCCCATACCCACTAATATCATTAGAATATAGAATAAAGGCTTAAACCATAATATAGCTATAACAAATAACGGCACTAAAACTATACCGGATAGGATTCTTAAATATATATTTTGTTTATCTTTTGCCAAATGTTCTTTTCCTTTTTGAGTAATCATTTATAGCTTCTATTATATCATCTTTATTAAAAGCGGGCCAATATTTGGGTGAGAAATAT
Protein-coding sequences here:
- the dnaN gene encoding DNA polymerase III beta chain, yielding MLKLIVETKTLVQSLGFASSVVEKRNVIPEYANIKLSAKDGNLELSSTNMDLYLSQKIAVQVVSEGELTVSTKTLNDIVRKLPDSELTLTDLGTTGLEIKGKNCKFNLFTLPVSSFPPMDSINPEASFKISCTDFAKIIESTKFSISLDETRYNLNGVYLHIKDKEFCSASTDGHRLSISWVTLEKQIKNFGVILPQKSAEEILKIVKDPKNINEDIEILLSSNKIKFICNENTIMLSKLIDGTFPDYSAFIPESSSSKLVINRKIFADSIERIAIITVEKFRAVKLSLSRETLEISAVGEARGNAKEVINSSQDKESFYEYNSDESLAIGFNPQYLEDVLKAVKSDLVELYFSDVSAPVLIKFPENPKDIFVVMPVKV
- the leuS gene encoding Leucyl-tRNA synthetase, translated to MNQIEQKWQQIWYDEKAFEVSNESSKPKYYVLEMLPYPSGKIHVGHVRNYSIGDVIARFMTMQGFNVLHPMGWDAFGLPAENAAIKNNSHPKDWTYSNIENMKKQLKSMGFSYDWSREINSCDPQYYKHEQKFFLELYERNLAYQKESLVNWDPVDNTVLANEQVVDGRGWRSGAIVEKRYLKQWFLKITDYAEELLNEIQNLKEWPEAVRSMQEKWIGKSIGANFHFKIKDNEDNTIEVFSTKPETIFGAGFIGIAFNHPIIEKLISKTPEILSFITKCSHITGSSELEKTEKEGVFTGLYVIHPFDSNIVLPVIITNFVLMDYGTGAVFGCPAHDERDHELAVKMNLPIKQVIETDIDVQKTAYTEDGILVNSDFLNGLTSNEAKQKVIDEFEKLGIGKRSVYYRLKDWGISRQRFWGCPIPMIHCEACGIVPVPCSDLPVTLPDDVSFDGHGNPLDHHPSWKHVNCPKCDKSAIRETDTFDTFFESSWYFTRYCNSNATEMTDKKACDYWLPVDKYIGGIEHAVMHLLYARFFTKVMNEQNYVSVREPFKGLFTQGMVLHATYKDEHNNWLYPEEVVKKGNEFFHKESNNRVVQGRIEKMSKSKKNLIDLVTMQEQYGADAIRLFVLSDSPPEKDLEWSASGIEGCSRFINKLEHMFEAIASLIDDVNSEINKELNRLVHFTIKHVADDIKHFVLNRAIARMRELSNAISAELNKEVVDVKTVRYGFNVIVQLLNPFIPHITEEIWQKLGNKERLYNSAFPAFDESMLELDTYVMAVQVNGKLRDTYEFKTSASEDEIKQITVNLPKVQKFLEGKEPKKIILVPRKIVNIIV
- the cdsA gene encoding Phosphatidate cytidylyltransferase → MITQKGKEHLAKDKQNIYLRILSGIVLVPLFVIAILWFKPLFYILMILVGMGMLSEWYNMTYSSIPYLLIGLIIIPIPISLLTFLSMEDTNRWLIMLYFCIIWSVDSFAMIGGKTFKGAKLAPKISPKKTWSGLVTGVLSAGLVAVLASFIPNFHIENYYFSNKIYLFIISCILALIAQSSDLFISYLKRKFNIKDSGHIIPGHGGVLDRFDSIILTAPVLFFISIL
- the rnd2 gene encoding Ribonuclease D, coding for MNIKIYQDDLPNNFELEGDIAIDTETMGLNLHRDKLCLLQFSNGNGEAHLVHFVNQDYSAPNLKALLLDKTRCKIFHFARFDLAAIKKYLSIDLENIFCTKISSKLVRTYTDSHGLKDLCRELLSINISKQQQSSYWGTDNLSSEQKEYAAKDVLYLHQLKDILQKMLLRENRLELAQDIFRFLPTRANLDLIGWNEIDIFMH